In a genomic window of Saccharomyces paradoxus chromosome X, complete sequence:
- the BBC1 gene encoding Bbc1p: MSESEVPFKVVAQFPYKSDYEDDLNFEKDQEIIVTSVEDAEWYYGEYRDSKGDIIEGIFPKSFVAVLESEGGKEAEVSPIAGSAQQRTAQPEAEPKSLPEPVASETKKETPPSVPVPVPVPATTTVAAQAQHDNRERNVPMDSPKLKARLSMFNQDVSEQVPLPKSTRLDLENIPVKKTIVADAPKYYVPPGIPTNDTSNLERKKSLRENENKIVPEPINRAQVESGKMETENDQLKKDQPQMSLKERIALLQEQQRLQAAREEELLRKKAKHEQEHEGSVANKNEPYAETEEAEENERTEPEPEFMPETEHNDELQMEPLAHKESAKTSHEADEGTDEIEKEQLLDEYTEENQKVQDPQGNEEGRENVPEESRGIVPEESEVGHINEDGEGDNDEEEDEEDSEENRRAALRERMAKLSGASRFGAPVGFNPFGMASGVGTKPSEEPKKKQHRQEEPEQLQEHPRAIPVMPFVDPSSNPFLKKSSQIEKGRLPETKTLDPHAAPEHEQRQEQGTHAYHNLAVGDDAHPEYSDHDSDEDTDDYEFEDANDGLRKHSMVEKSIQISNNESENVNSEENTSPQHPLMPHRTTEAPPDIANVSQKSTANALPVSPPRTGVARNGSINSLTGSISGQHRPTSVHEHHDILSTNSFALTETAQDIPTSVPPAPILSQVSDPEDKAPPHPAPSAPPAPPAPPAPPAPPAPPAPPAPPAPSAPPAPPAPSAPPAPPAPSAPPAPPAPPAPSAPPAPPAPSAPPAPLEPSILSQRSAPPVPSAPPALPKHSELEEHVSKSSAPPPPVSEEYHPMPKAAPPLPRAPPIPPATSESESEPTVTYTRTAPPPPPLPQNVGGRTHSVAGAQQHAPASVLPRTEKEPRALPPPHVPSSTNRAVDSFHEPNTAPNVASMRRSTTHDVGEMSNNVKVEFNAQERWWINKSAPPAISNLKLNFLMEIDDHPISKRLHQKWVVRDFYFLFENYSQLRFSLTFDSANPEKTVTTFQERFPSPVETQSTHVLGEYAQRFNAKIVEKSHSLINSHIGAKNFVSQIVSEFKDEVIQPIGARTFGATILSYKPEDENEQLMNGLQKIKPGDILVIRKAKFEAHKKIGKKEIISVGMDATTPYSSVVTDYDFTKNKFRVIENHEGKIVQNSYKLSHMKTGKLKVFRIVARGYVGW; the protein is encoded by the coding sequence ATGAGTGAATCCGAGGTACCCTTCAAAGTGGTGGCTCAATTCCCTTACAAGTCCGATTACGAGGAcgatttgaattttgagAAAGATCAAGAGATTATTGTCACGTCTGTTGAAGACGCAGAATGGTATTACGGCGAATACCGGGATTCCAAGGGTGACATTATCGAGGGTATCTTTCCCAAAAGTTTTGTTGCTGTTTTGGAGTCTGAGGGTGGAAAAGAAGCTGAAGTATCCCCGATTGCGGGTTCCGCCCAGCAAAGAACCGCCCAGCCAGAAGCAGAACCAAAGTCTCTACCAGAGCCCGTTGCTTCTGAAACGAAAAAAGAGACTCCGCCATCTGTACCAGTACCAGTGCCAGTTCCAGCTACAACAACAGTGGCAGCACAGGCCCAACACGATAATCGCGAAAGAAATGTTCCCATGGATTCTCCAAAATTGAAGGCTCGCTTATCTATGTTTAACCAAGACGTATCGGAGCAAGTCCCTCTACCAAAATCAACTCGCTTGGATTTAGAAAACATACCTGTGAAAAAGACAATTGTGGCAGATGCTCCTAAATACTATGTTCCCCCTGGAATTCCAACTAATGATACATCCAATCttgaaaggaaaaagtcCCTAAGGGAAAACGAAAACAAGATTGTTCCAGAACCGATTAATCGTGCACAGGTGGAAAGTGGGAAAATGGAAACTGAAAATGACCAGTTAAAGAAGGATCAGCCCCAGATGAGcctaaaagaaagaattgcTCTTTTACAGGAACAACAAAGGTTGCAAGCGGCAAGGGAAGAAGAACtcttgagaaaaaaagctaaaCATGAACAAGAACATGAAGGCAGCGTGGCTAACAAGAATGAACCTTATGCAGAAACcgaagaagctgaagaaaatgaaagaactGAACCAGAACCTGAATTTATGCCTGAAACTGAGCACAACGACGAGTTACAGATGGAACCGCTGGCACATAAAGAAAGCGCTAAAACCTCACACGAAGCAGATGAAGGCACAGATGAAATAGAGAAAGAACAACTATTAGATGAGTACACAGAAGAAAACCAGAAAGTTCAGGATCCACAAGGAAACGAAGAAGGCAGAGAAAACGTTCCTGAAGAGAGCAGAGGAATCGTTCCTGAGGAAAGCGAGGTTGGTCACATCAATGAAGACGGAGAGGGAGATAATGATGAGGAGGAAGACGAGGAAGATAGTGAAGAAAATCGGAGAGCAGCGTTGAGAGAAAGAATGGCTAAACTATCTGGCGCTAGTAGATTCGGTGCTCCTGTTGGATTTAACCCATTCGGTATGGCTTCGGGGGTTGGCACTAAACCCTCAGAAGAACCCAAGAAGAAGCAACATAGACAGGAGGAGCCTGAACAGCTCCAAGAACATCCTCGTGCAATACCTGTTATGCCATTTGTTGACCCAAGTTCTAAcccatttttaaaaaaatcaagtcAAATCGAAAAAGGTCGCTTACCTGAAACTAAGACATTGGATCCTCATGCTGCCCCAGAGCATGAACAAAGGCAAGAACAAGGTACACACGCATATCACAATTTAGCTGTCGGTGACGATGCACATCCTGAATACTCTGACCATGATTCCGATGAAGATACTGATGACTACGAGTTTGAGGATGCAAATGATGGGTTGAGGAAACATTCAATGGTAGAGAAATCTATCCAGATAAGTAATAATGAGTCAGAAAATGTTAATTCCGAGGAAAATACTAGTCCTCAACATCCGCTGATGCCCCATCGTACTACAGAAGCTCCACCTGATATTGCAAATGTATCGCAAAAGTCAACTGCAAATGCTTTACCGGTCTCTCCCCCAAGAACAGGTGTTGCTCGAAACGGATCGATAAACTCTTTGACAGGGTCTATTTCAGGGCAACATCGGCCCACATCCGTACACGAGCATCATGACATACTTTCCACCAATTCATTTGCATTGACAGAAACTGCTCAAGATATTCCAACGTCGGTTCCACCGGCTCCAATTCTAAGTCAGGTATCAGATCCTGAGGATAAGGCGCCACCTCATCCAGCACCTTCAGCACCTCCAGCACCTCCAGCACCTCCAGCACCTCCAGCACCTCCAGCACCTCCAGCACCTCCAGCACCTCCAGCACCTTCAGCACCTCCAGCACCTCCAGCACCTTCAGCACCTCCAGCACCTCCAGCACCTTCAGCACCTCCAGCACCTCCAGCACCTCCAGCACCTTCAGCACCTCCAGCACCTCCAGCACCTTCAGCACCTCCAGCACCATTGGAACCTTCAATACTATCACAGCGTTCAGCACCCCCAGTACCTTCAGCGCCTCCAGCGCTGCCTAAGCACAGCGAATTAGAAGAGCATGTCTCTAAGTCATCGGCTCCTCCTCCTCCCGTATCTGAGGAATATCACCCGATGCCAAAGGCAGCCCCTCCACTTCCACGTGCACCACCAATACCACCGGCTACTTCTGAATCTGAGTCTGAACCAACAGTTACGTATACACGTACAGCGCCTCCACCTCCTCCACTGCCTCAAAACGTTGGGGGGCGTACACATTCAGTGGCAGGTGCACAACAGCATGCACCAGCTTCCGTACTGCCTCGCacagaaaaagaaccaCGTGCCTTACCACCCCCCCATGTGCCTTCATCAACGAATCGCGCTGTGGATTCCTTCCATGAGCCAAATACTGCACCAAATGTGGCCTCTATGAGAAGGTCAACGACGCATGATGTAGGCGAGATGTCAAACAACGTCAAAGTAGAATTCAATGCACAAGAAAGGTGGTGGATTAATAAAAGCGCACCTCCTGCTATAAGCAActtgaaattgaattttttgatggaGATCGATGATCATCCCATTTCAAAGAGATTACATCAAAAATGGGTAGTGAGAGATTTTTACTTCCTATTTGAAAACTATTCGCAACTAAGATTCTCCTTGACTTTCGACAGTGCAAACCCAGAGAAAACAGTAACGACCTTTCAAGAACGCTTTCCATCTCCAGTAGAAACACAATCAACACATGTTCTAGGTGAATACGCTCAAAGATTCAATGCAAAAATCGTAGAAAAATCTCattcattaataaattCACATATTGGGGCTAAGAACTTCGTGTCACAAATCGTATCCGAATTTAAAGACGAAGTTATACAACCGATAGGCGCAAGAACATTTGGTGCAACTATATTGAGTTATAAACctgaagatgaaaacgAACAATTGATGAACGGCTTACAAAAGATTAAGCCAGGTGACATTCTTGTAATTAGAAAGGCCAAGTTTGAAGCACATAAGAAGATTGGGAAAAAAGAGATCATCAGTGTTGGAATGGATGCTACTACTCCGTATTCAAGCGTTGTTACCGATTATGATTTTACCAAAAATAAGTTTAGAGTTATTGAAAATCACGAAGGGAAGATCGTTCAAAACAGCTACAAATTAAGCCATATGAAAACTGGGAAGTTAAAGGTTTTCAGAATTGTCGCGAGAGGATACGTAGGTTGGTAA
- the MPS3 gene encoding Mps3p (Nuclear envelope protein~similar to YJL019W), with translation MNNTNEYRREDAEAANERLLYNKTVKSAYADVLKDKMNREQEISLRAIRKGISTDGGETDNYDLDKENDSTYEMFKKNLDVPIDQHEDEDDDYLYIDDNGGETDGYSDEDYTDEADKSFIEDSDSNSYDMESDSGFGENWESSDEARKLPWRTYILYGSLFFVFYFFGSFLMTTVKNNDLDSHSSGATSSPGKSFTNLQKQVNHLYSELSKRDERHSLELDKTVKVIISQFEKNIKRLLPSNLVNFENDINSLTKQVETISTSMSELQKRSHRFTVENVTQWQDQLVKQLDTHLPQEIPVVINNSSSLLIIPELHNYLTALISEVIESPGIVTAGGSENHWEYDLNHYVKEVLSNELQYIDKDYFIQEMNRRLQSNKQEIWEEITNRLESEQQQQQKQVHQDYSNAPQQYSSILMKRLIHQIYNSNQHQWEDDLDFATYVQGTKLLNHLTSTTWKQGSGVQPIELLTDSKQSSSTYWQCENEPGCSWAIRFKTPLYLTKISYMHGRFTNNLHIMNSAPRLLSLYVKLSQTKETKALQTLANQYGFGQPHKRDRNYIKIAKFEYRLTDSRIRQQIPLPPWFIQLKPLVRSIVFQVDENYGNRKFTSLRKFIINGVTPQDLQIIENNEFPVLLGDIPEYGVSQNTNEGKRKVLLSTPPYASPSTISTKFHPASNVPSFGQDELDQ, from the coding sequence ATGAATAACACAAATGAGTATAGGCGGGAAGACGCAGAAGCGGCTAATGAACGATTGCTTTACAACAAGACTGTAAAGTCCGCGTACGCAGATGTGCTGAAGGACAAGATGAATAGAGAGCAGGAGATTAGTCTACGGGCTATCAGAAAAGGGATATCTACCGATGGCGGTGAGACCGACAACTATGACCTGGATAAAGAGAACGATTCCACGTACgaaatgttcaaaaaaaatcttgatgTCCCGATAGATCAACATGAGGATGAGGACGATGATTATCTGTACATTGATGACAATGGAGGGGAAACCGACGGATATAGCGACGAGGACTACACAGATGAGGCAGACAAGAGTTTTATAGAAGACAGCGATTCCAACAGCTACGATATGGAGAGCGATTCTGGCTTTGGAGAAAACTGGGAGAGTTCCGATGAAGCTAGGAAGTTGCCTTGGCGGACGTACATTCTTTATGGAAGtcttttcttcgttttttatttttttggatcttttttgatgacaaccgtgaaaaataatgatttgGACAGCCATTCATCCGGCGCTACATCATCCCCAGGTAAATCATTCACCAACTTACAAAAACAGGTGAATCATTTATATAGTGAATTGAGTAAGCGGGACGAAAGGCATAGTTTAGAATTGGATAAAACCGTAAAAGTTATTATCTCACAATTCGAGAAGAACATTAAAAGATTATTACCTTCGAATTTGgttaattttgaaaatgacaTTAATTCACTGACAAAACAAGTTGAGACAATTTCAACTTCCATGAGTGAGTTGCAGAAACGAAGTCACAGGTTTACTGTCGAAAATGTTACTCAATGGCAAGACCAACTGGTAAAACAGTTGGACACGCATCTCCCTCAAGAAATACCCGTGGTAATTAACAATTCCTCGTCGCTTTTAATAATCCCTGAATTGCACAATTATTTGACCGCTTTGATTTCAGAAGTTATTGAGTCTCCAGGGATCGTTACCGCTGGCGGCTCTGAAAATCACTGGGAGTATGATTTGAACCATTATGTGAAGGAAGTTCTTTCGAATGAATTACAATATATCGATAAGGATTATTTCATTCAAGAAATGAACAGGAGGCTGCAATCCAACAAACAGGAGATTTGGGAAGAGATCACGAATAGGTTAGAGTCAgagcagcaacagcagcagaaACAGGTTCATCAGGACTATTCTAATGCGCCGCAGCAGTATTCGAGCatattaatgaaaagattgaTCCATCAAATTTACAATTCTAATCAACACCAATGGGAGGATGATTTAGATTTTGCTACTTATGTTCAAGGAACAAAGCTATTGAACCATTTAACTTCAACTACCTGGAAACAAGGCAGTGGGGTGCAACCGATAGAATTACTGACCGATTCTAAGCAAAGCTCCTCAACATACTGGCAATGCGAGAACGAACCTGGGTGTTCATGGGCCATAAGGTTTAAAACTCCTCTATATCTAACCAAAATTTCATACATGCATGGCCGTTTTACTAACAACCTACATATAATGAACTCAGCACCAAGGCTGCTCTCATTGTACGTAAAACTATCACAGACTAAAGAGACTAAGGCATTGCAGACATTGGCAAACCAATACGGTTTCGGACAGCCCCACAAGAGAGACCGAAATTACATCAAGATTGCAAAATTTGAGTACAGGCTGACAGATTCTAGGATACGTCAACAAATACCTTTGCCACCATGGTTTATTCAGTTAAAACCTCTCGTACGCTCGATTGTCTTCCAGGTGGACGAGAACTACGGGAATAGAAAGTTCACATCTCTGagaaaatttatcattAATGGTGTGACACCGCAGGATTTGCAAATAATTGAAAACAACGAATTTCCTGTTTTACTGGGGGACATTCCAGAATATGGTGTCTCTCAGAACACCAACGAAGGCAAAAGGAAAGTCTTACTATCAACGCCTCCTTACGCTTCTCCATCTACCATTAGCACCAAGTTCCATCCCGCTTCAAACGTCCCATCCTTTGGCCAAGATGAGCTAGATCAATAA
- the TPH3 gene encoding Tph3p (similar to YJL016W), giving the protein MGFLDSLKKPVNIKSSLPKFSRSATSVNLSSHPVSSRSFLDLPPELFSIAKPIFKLLQAHANKIYFQSSDAEAVWNVKNSSGHVFEAESISLVGSHIIVTESSVRVADVAIIDSPSSINQCEISSVGEFLQFNNGQLSITCSDFGLLERFKRLCMISIFEFISIYKALTGTVISSYGLRMSDMHIILNSPFNFKDWCEVYLDGQGWVKVWCHIDKVSKTNNSKTNGDYDAKGKYQIRFYRDDKSTSSKNCVFFIPDNEYVQDIFFYNIDAAEPSKNMNEFFQGLQMIKLVGNVRFCSDTDFNDVMDNGSIYSSANNGSGDSSSAALNNESPNTTPKSRTFFSPKGHRRNSSHVSSLTSRSTKKPITNFTTRTNGLLIRPLPHHGVHHLEAMIRFIIPLMDCARLYGRPVQFKTERTDINSLMFGLPKLPSVDYFAQEEIAHLMTQEFNPLKEKDTDDTMALTMSRFSSYLQERMMKISKRNTELNFRTFSDVMGVYSNTRDQSKLGCMGDKDNSVKEFSLSDKSNVSSDTTNMMNQLQVNAREYKNSMCERPIVASTSPLA; this is encoded by the coding sequence atGGGCTTCCTAGACTCGCTAAAAAAACCTGTTAATATCAAGAGTTCGCTCCCCAAATTTTCCCGCAGTGCTACCAGCGTCAATTTAAGCAGTCATCCAGTAAGTTCACGGTCTTTCCTAGATTTACCACCAGAGCTTTTCAGCATCGCCAAACCTATATTCAAGCTTCTGCAAGCACACGCAAATAAGATTTACTTTCAATCTTCCGACGCAGAAGCTGTATGGAATGTTAAGAATTCTTCTGGTCATGTTTTTGAAGCAGAATCAATTTCCTTGGTCGGTTCCCATATAATTGTTACAGAATCCTCTGTACGAGTCGCAGACGTGGCCATCATAGATTCTCCGTCTAGCATAAATCAATGTGAGATTTCAAGCGTTGGAGAATTCCTGCAGTTTAATAATGGCCAGCTATCTATTACATGTAGCGATTTTGGCTTACTGGAGAGGTTCAAAAGGTTGTGTATGATTTCGATTTTTGAGTTCATTTCCATATATAAGGCCTTAACAGGTACAgtgatttcttcttatGGCCTGAGAATGTCTGATATGCATATTATTTTGAACTCGCCATTTAATTTTAAGGATTGGTGTGAGGTTTACCTTGATGGTCAAGGTTGGGTGAAAGTTTGGTGTCATATTGATAAAGTGTCTAAAACTAATAATTCTAAAACTAATGGTGACTATGATGCCAAAGGAAAATACCAAATCCGGTTTTATAGAGATGACAAGTCCACATCTAGCAAGAACTGCGTTTTTTTCATTCCCGACAATGAGTACGTTCAAGATATCTTTTTCTATAACATCGACGCAGCTGAACCTTCCAAGAATATGAacgaattttttcaaggatTGCAAATGATAAAACTTGTTGGTAATGTACGCTTTTGCAGTGATACGGATTTTAATGATGTAATGGACAATGGATCAATCTATAGTAGTGCAAACAACGGAAGTGGTGATAGCAGCTCGGCGGCATTAAATAATGAAAGTCCAAACACTACACCAAAGAGCagaactttcttttcaccGAAAGGCCACAGAAGAAACAGTTCTCATGTGAGTTCGTTGACTTCAAGATCAACAAAGAAGCCCATAACTAACTTTACTACACGTACAAACGGACTTTTGATTAGGCCATTGCCTCATCATGGTGTGCATCACTTGGAAGCAATGATTAGGTTTATCATTCCTTTAATGGATTGTGCCAGACTTTATGGGCGCCCAGTTCAATTCAAGACAGAAAGAACGGATATAAATTCATTAATGTTTGGATTACCTAAATTGCCCTCAGTGGATTATTTTGCTCAAGAGGAGATTGCCCATTTGATGACTCAAGAATTTAATcctttgaaagaaaaagataccGACGATACGATGGCTTTAACTATGTCAAGATTTTCTAGCTATTTGCAAGAaagaatgatgaaaatcTCTAAGAGAAATACGGAACTGAATTTCAGGACTTTCAGTGATGTAATGGGCGTATATAGTAATACCAGGGACCAATCTAAACTCGGTTGCATGGGTGATAAGGATAATTCTGTGAAGGAATTTTCGTTGAGCGATAAAAGCAACGTTAGTTCTGATACGACAAATATGATGAATCAATTGCAGGTAAACGCCCGTGAATACAAAAACTCTATGTGCGAACGTCCTATCGTCGCAAGTACTTCACCTTTGGCCTAG
- the CCT3 gene encoding chaperonin-containing T-complex subunit CCT3 (Subunit of the cytosolic chaperonin Cct ring complex~similar to YJL014W), whose amino-acid sequence MQAPVVFMNASQERTTGRQAQISNITAAKAVADVIRTCLGPKAMLKMLLDPMGGLVLTNDGHAILREIDVAHPAAKSMLELSRTQDEEVGDGTTTVIILAGEILAQCAPYLIEKNIHPVIIIQALKKALTDALEVIKQVSKPVDVENDAAMKKLIQASIGTKYVIHWSEKMCELALDAVKTVRKDLGQTVEGEPNFEIDIKRYVRVEKIPGGDVLDSRVLKGVLLNKDVVHPKMSRHIENPRVVLLDCPLEYKKGESQTNIEIEKEEDWNRILQIEEEQVQLMCEQILAVKPTLVITEKGVSDLAQHYLLKGGCSVLRRVKKSDNNRISRVTGATIVNRVEDLKENDVGTNCGLFKVEMIGDEYFSFLDNCKEPKACTIMLRGGSKDILNEIDRNLQDAMAVARNVMLSPSLSPGGGATEMAVSVKLAEKAKQLEGIQQWPYQAVADAMECIPRTLIQNAGGDPIRLLSQLRAKHAQGNVTTGIDGDKGKIVDMVSYGIWEPEVIKQQSVKTAIESACLLLRVDDIVSGVRKQEE is encoded by the coding sequence ATGCAAGCCCCAGTGGTATTTATGAATGCTTCTCAAGAGAGAACTACCGGTCGTCAGGCTCAAATCTCCAATATCACTGCTGCAAAGGCAGTTGCTGATGTCATCCGTACTTGCTTAGGTCCAAAGGCTATGTTGAAGATGTTATTAGATCCTATGGGCGGCCTTGTGTTGACTAACGATGGCCATGCTATTCTAAGGGAAATTGACGTTGCACATCCAGCAGCTAAGTCCATGTTGGAGTTATCCCGTACTCAAGATGAAGAGGTTGGTGACGGGACTACAACTGTTATTATTCTAGCTGGTGAGATTCTAGCTCAATGTGCGCCTTATTTGATTGAGAAGAATATTCATcctgttattattatccaGGCCTTGAAAAAAGCTCTAACCGATGCACTAGAAGTTATCAAGCAAGTAAGTAAACCTGTCGATGTGGAAAATGACGCTGCTatgaaaaagttgattCAAGCTTCTATTGGTACTAAATACGTCATACATTGGTCGGAGAAAATGTGTGAATTAGCCCTGGACGCTGTTAAGACTGTCCGTAAAGATCTCGGTCAAACTGTGGAAGGCGAACCTAATTTCGAGATTGATATCAAAAGATATGTCCGTGTAGAGAAGATTCCTGGGGGAGATGTTCTAGATTCACGTGTCTTAAAGGGTGTGCTATTGAACAAGGATGTTGTTCATCCAAAGATGTCCCGTCACATAGAGAATCCACGTGTTGTCCTTTTGGATTGTCCACTAGAATATAAGAAGGGTGAATCTCAAACCAAcattgaaattgaaaaggaagaggaTTGGAATAGGATTTTACAAATCGAGGAAGAACAAGTTCAGCTAATGTGCGAACAGATTTTAGCAGTTAAGCCAACTCTTGTTATCACTGAGAAAGGTGTTTCAGATCTAGCACAGCATTATTTACTAAAGGGTGGATGTAGTGTCTTAAGGAGAGTGAAGAAATCAGACAATAACAGAATTTCTCGTGTAACTGGTGCAACTATTGTCAATCGTGTAGAAGActtaaaggaaaatgacGTCGGTACAAACTGTGGATTATTCAAAGTGGAAATGATTGGTGACGAATATTTCTCATTTTTGGATAACTGTAAGGAGCCAAAAGCCTGTACCATAATGTTACGTGGTGGTTCCAAGGATATATTAAACGAAATAGATCGTAACTTACAAGATGCTATGGCTGTTGCCCGTAATGTGATGTTAAGTCCTTCCTTGTCCCCAGGTGGTGGTGCCACTGAAATGGCAGTTTCCGTCAAATTAGCAGAAAAAGCAAAGCAATTAGAAGGGATTCAGCAATGGCCATACCAAGCTGTAGCTGACGCTATGGAGTGTATTCCACGTACATTAATACAAAATGCAGGCGGTGATCCTATCAGACTCCTATCTCAGTTAAGAGCCAAACATGCCCAAGGTAATGTTACAACAGGTATTGATGGTGACAAGGGTAAAATTGTAGATATGGTTAGTTACGGTATTTGGGAACCTGAAGTCATCAAACAGCAAAGTGTGAAAACCGCTATTGAAAGTGCATGCTTACTATTAAGGGTTGATGATATCGTTAGTGGTgtaagaaaacaagaagagtAA
- the MAD3 gene encoding Mad3p (Subunit of spindle-assembly checkpoint complex~similar to YJL013C): MASSPSQNVVNFEEIESQKENILPLKEGRSASALSKVIHQPSIEINQFRSRFEQRLIDELPALRDPITLYLEYIQWLNNAYPQGGNSKQSGMLTLMERCLSHLKDLERYHNDVRFLKIWFWYIELFTKNSFMESRDIFMYMLRNGIGSKLALFYEEFTNLLLQTEKFQYAVNILQLGIKNNARPNHVLEDQLYHLLRKLEEKNIQLESQALMDSLESTVLGKTRSEFVNRLELANQNGTPSDINLTKNNVFVDEEEFDVEPFETPRDSVYRDGWENFDFKAERNKENNLRVSVLEANTNVGELEQYEIPSQKKRQHDEKLPIFRDSIGRSDPVYQMINRGDQKPEKIDCNFKLIYCEDEESKNGRIEFSLEEILAISRNVYKRVRTNKKHTREAKEGQEEGEDQEKAEVQTKKPKLSRKALVSKTLTPSKEGKSFPDEEYKNCPITPKGRVTEPSDIVSVVKPRRLTPILEMRESNSFSQSKNSEIISDDDKSSSSFISYPLPR; the protein is encoded by the coding sequence ATGGCTTCATCACCATCGCAAAATGTTGTtaactttgaagaaattgaaagccaaaaggaaaacattCTTCCGCTGAAGGAAGGAAGATCAGCATCTGCACTCTCAAAAGTGATACATCAACCATCGATAGAAATAAATCAATTTAGGTCACGCTTCGAGCAAAGACTAATAGATGAACTTCCAGCATTAAGAGACCCAATTACTTTGTACCTTGAATACATACAGTGGCTGAACAATGCCTATCCACAAGGCGGCAATTCCAAGCAATCTGGAATGCTTACTCTTATGGAGCGATGCTTATCTCACTTAAAGGATTTGGAGAGATACCACAATGATGTTAGATTTCTGAAAATATGGTTTTGGTACATAGAActttttaccaaaaattCATTCATGGAAAGCAGAGACATCTTTATGTACATGTTAAGAAATGGAATCGGTTCCAAGTTAGCATTATTTTATGAAGAATTTACAAATCTTCTACTTCAgacagaaaaatttcaatatgCTGTAAACATTCTACAGCTAGGAATTAAAAACAATGCTAGGCCTAATCACGTTTTAGAAGACCAGTTATATCATTTGCTGAGAAAACTAGAGGAGAAGAATATTCAGCTAGAAAGTCAAGCGTTAATGGATTCCTTAGAGTCCACAGTACTTGGGAAAACTAGATCAGAATTTGTCAATAGATTAGAACTCGCAAATCAAAATGGTACACCAAGTGACATCAACctaacaaaaaataatgtatTTGTagatgaagaggaattTGATGTAGAACCATTTGAAACACCAAGGGATAGCGTTTATAGAGATGGGTGGGAAAACTTTGATTTCAAGGCAGAAAggaacaaagaaaacaatctCAGGGTATCAGTGTTAGAAGCAAACACAAATGTAGGTGAGCTTGAACAATACGAGATACCATCGCAAAAGAAGAGACAacatgatgaaaaattaccCATCTTCAGGGATTCTATAGGCAGAAGTGACCCTGTTTATCAAATGATTAATAGAGGGGACCAAAAACCTGAAAAGATCGACTGCAATTTCAAACTGATTTATTGTGAAGATGAGGAATCTAAAAATGGTAGAATAGAATTCTCGCTAGAAGAAATCCTGGCTATTTCAAGAAACGTTTATAAAAGAGTTAGAACGAACAAGAAACATACAAGGGAAGCGAAAGAAGGGcaagaagaaggtgaagatcaagaaaaagctGAAGTACAAACGAAAAAACCTAAACTGAGTAGAAAAGCCCTAGTCTCCAAGACATTAACCCCCTCAAAGGAAGGAAAATCGTTTCCTGACGAAGAGTACAAAAACTGCCCTATAACACCTAAGGGACGAGTCACTGAACCATCGGATATTGTATCAGTTGTTAAGCCACGCCGCCTGACTCcaattttggaaatgagagaatcaaattctttttctcaaaGCAAGAATTCTGAGATCATTTCAGATGATGACAAATCGAGTTCCTCTTTCATATCGTACCCACTACCACGTTGA